A window of the Bacillus sp. A301a_S52 genome harbors these coding sequences:
- a CDS encoding thiamine diphosphokinase, whose product MIYVIMGGGPNNHIPPLSHIQENYPDARWIGVDRGVIELINNNISPHAALGDFDSLNAEEREKITMPPFDIYTYPEEKDATDMEIALTWAIEQQPEKIIVLGATGARLDHLFMNAYLLLKGIKDNIPIYIEDKWNSVTLLSPGTYNINKSQWTYVSLMPMTSEVKGLTLTGFRYPLKNTTLEQGSSLCISNEILDDHGEVSFSQGHLFLFRSKD is encoded by the coding sequence TTGATATATGTCATAATGGGGGGAGGTCCAAACAACCATATTCCCCCTTTATCTCACATCCAGGAGAATTATCCAGATGCACGGTGGATAGGTGTGGATCGAGGAGTTATTGAATTAATAAATAATAATATTTCTCCTCACGCAGCATTAGGTGATTTTGATTCTTTAAATGCAGAGGAAAGGGAAAAAATTACGATGCCACCATTTGATATTTATACCTATCCTGAAGAGAAAGATGCTACGGATATGGAAATTGCTCTCACATGGGCCATCGAGCAACAACCGGAAAAAATTATCGTTTTAGGGGCAACTGGTGCAAGGCTAGACCACTTATTTATGAACGCCTACTTATTGTTAAAAGGAATAAAAGATAATATTCCTATTTATATTGAAGATAAATGGAACAGTGTCACGCTTTTATCCCCCGGCACATATAACATTAACAAAAGTCAATGGACATATGTTTCTTTAATGCCTATGACTTCTGAAGTGAAGGGACTGACCCTTACAGGGTTTCGTTATCCTCTTAAAAACACAACACTTGAGCAAGGATCAAGTCTTTGTATAAGTAATGAAATTTTGGATGATCATGGGGAAGTATCATTTTCACAAGGTCATTTATTTCTCTTTCGTTCAAAAGACTAA
- the thiT gene encoding energy-coupled thiamine transporter ThiT: MKKERPLLIMSEIAIMAALAFVLDLMTLLRFWPQGGNVSLAMVPLLLIAFRRGWKVGVATGFVFGLLNMTVNPYIVNWLQGILDYPVAFAVVGFAGIFKISVKVSLKNQVVMIIAGTVFGIGLRLLCHFTAGVVWFREFAPEGTPVAIYSLTYNASYLAFSFIVCLIVLLLLHRGSKRLFHP; encoded by the coding sequence GTGAAAAAAGAACGACCATTATTAATCATGAGTGAGATTGCCATCATGGCTGCTTTAGCATTTGTACTAGATTTAATGACATTATTACGATTCTGGCCTCAAGGGGGGAATGTATCACTTGCCATGGTACCTTTACTCCTTATTGCCTTTCGCCGCGGCTGGAAAGTCGGTGTTGCTACAGGGTTTGTATTCGGTTTATTAAACATGACAGTTAACCCTTATATTGTTAACTGGTTGCAAGGGATTTTAGACTATCCTGTTGCTTTTGCAGTTGTTGGATTTGCGGGTATTTTTAAGATAAGTGTAAAGGTTTCTTTGAAAAATCAAGTTGTTATGATAATAGCAGGGACCGTCTTTGGAATTGGATTAAGACTGTTATGTCATTTTACTGCTGGAGTCGTTTGGTTTCGTGAGTTTGCTCCTGAAGGAACCCCAGTGGCTATTTACTCATTGACATATAATGCTTCTTATCTCGCCTTTTCCTTTATCGTATGTCTTATAGTCTTATTATTGTTACACAGAGGAAGTAAGCGACTATTTCATCCTTAA
- a CDS encoding ribulose-phosphate 3-epimerase: MIKIAPSILSADFAKLGDEIKEVEAGGADYIHVDVMDGHFVPNITIGPLIVQAIRPITSLPLDVHLMIDNPDNYIPQFVQAGADIISVHAEACPHLHRTIHMIKDSGVKAGVVLNPATPVSLIEGMLADLDLVLLMTVNPGFGGQSFIHSVLPKIKQVRQWVDDSGQSTEIEVDGGVNEKTASLCIEAGANVLVAGSAVYGQSNRKEAIERMRASF; the protein is encoded by the coding sequence ATGATAAAAATAGCGCCTTCCATATTATCAGCAGACTTTGCAAAGTTAGGTGACGAAATAAAAGAGGTAGAAGCAGGAGGAGCTGACTATATACATGTAGATGTCATGGACGGACATTTCGTTCCAAATATTACGATAGGTCCACTTATTGTTCAAGCTATCAGACCTATAACGAGTTTGCCACTAGATGTTCATTTGATGATTGACAATCCGGATAACTATATTCCTCAATTCGTACAAGCCGGTGCTGATATTATAAGTGTCCATGCTGAAGCGTGCCCCCACCTTCATCGAACGATACATATGATTAAAGACAGTGGTGTTAAGGCAGGAGTCGTATTAAATCCAGCTACACCTGTAAGCCTTATTGAAGGTATGCTAGCAGATTTGGATCTTGTCCTGCTAATGACCGTCAATCCAGGATTTGGTGGGCAGTCTTTTATTCATAGTGTTTTACCAAAAATTAAGCAAGTTCGTCAATGGGTTGATGATAGCGGTCAAAGTACAGAGATTGAAGTAGATGGCGGTGTCAATGAAAAAACGGCATCACTTTGTATTGAAGCTGGAGCTAATGTTTTAGTAGCAGGTTCGGCGGTGTACGGTCAATCAAATAGAAAAGAAGCTATTGAGAGAATGAGAGCTTCTTTTTAA
- the rsgA gene encoding ribosome small subunit-dependent GTPase A, which produces MAVGRITKALSGFYYVENEDGVFQCRGRGNFRKRKISPLVGDWVTFESSNPTDGYVLEIADRKNELVRPPISNVEQAILVFSVTQPTFNPVLLDRFLVHVEANDVKPIICLSKIDLLSEVEKGDIADYTHIYQTIGYEVVKTSVYIEETLEKLKPYLQNKVSVFSGQSGVGKSSLLNALKPGLNIETNEISKSLGRGKHTTRHVELISLNEGGYVADTPGFSSLDFEGIEVEELSHYFPEMISRINDCKFRGCLHVNEPSCAVKQAYDEGEIAAHRYEHYLQFIDEISSQKRRY; this is translated from the coding sequence ATGGCCGTTGGAAGAATTACGAAAGCTTTAAGTGGTTTTTATTATGTAGAAAATGAGGATGGAGTGTTTCAATGCAGGGGTAGAGGTAATTTTCGCAAACGAAAGATCTCTCCTCTTGTAGGTGACTGGGTGACATTTGAATCATCTAATCCCACAGATGGGTATGTTTTAGAGATAGCCGATCGAAAAAATGAGCTCGTCAGACCGCCGATTTCTAACGTTGAACAAGCGATTCTTGTTTTTTCTGTCACCCAACCTACATTTAACCCAGTGCTTCTTGATCGATTTCTCGTGCATGTTGAAGCGAATGACGTTAAACCTATTATTTGTCTGTCTAAAATTGATCTTCTCTCTGAAGTAGAAAAGGGGGACATAGCTGACTATACTCATATTTATCAGACGATCGGCTATGAGGTTGTAAAAACATCGGTCTACATCGAAGAGACACTAGAGAAATTAAAGCCTTATTTACAAAACAAAGTGTCCGTTTTCTCCGGGCAATCAGGTGTTGGGAAGTCCTCGTTATTAAATGCACTTAAACCAGGATTAAATATTGAAACGAATGAAATCTCAAAAAGTCTTGGAAGAGGCAAACATACCACACGTCATGTAGAGCTAATTTCATTAAATGAAGGAGGCTATGTAGCAGATACACCAGGTTTTAGTTCGCTAGATTTTGAAGGTATTGAAGTCGAAGAATTATCTCACTATTTTCCTGAAATGATCAGTCGTATAAATGATTGCAAATTTAGAGGCTGTTTGCATGTTAATGAACCTTCCTGTGCTGTCAAACAAGCGTATGACGAAGGGGAAATCGCGGCTCACCGTTATGAACATTATTTACAATTTATTGACGAAATATCTAGTCAAAAACGGAGGTATTAA
- the pknB gene encoding Stk1 family PASTA domain-containing Ser/Thr kinase gives MKENRRINDRYEIIRPIGGGGMADVYLAKDLILDRSVAVKMLKEQFSKDDEFIRRFRREAQSATSLSHPNIVSIFDVGEEEDLYYIVMEYVKGQTLKDYITQKGKVSVDETIGILQQIISAVKNAHQNHIVHRDIKPHNILIDEDGTAKVTDFGIARAISEATITHTNSVLGSVHYLSPEQARGGQVTYKSDLYSLGVLAYEMLSGEVPFTGDTAVAVAIKHLQDPLPLLKEKDPSIPQSVENFIMKATAKDPLKRFSTTDEMLRDLTTVLDPERQYEAPRYIDEPDDDMTKAIPLPSIQESDHFDETKMHAPGEQETTAFKKDKQKAPLDKAKTNKKKKGFKFWIKLAILGVLFVIGLILVALYFIPSWLHVDEVEIPEDLIGLPYEEAHEVLTDLELEVEQELRFDEDMEEGHVISHRPGGGQLVKVGTTVTVVVSEGDEPIEMDDLIGQSRSQAEELLENFSDINVQFEETSDYSDDTVIEQDPSPGETVIPRETVVYLTVSERPTYVMSNLYNMTREEVNDMFAGHDLITIEEGEDYHSSVEEGRVISQSPSRGTEIRERTTVSVVYSRGPEPEEEEEPISASVPFRVEVPENNNDSSYHIRIAVTDMDHRTPEQIVDEDISADETFEIPMTVAPGESGYIILYVEGEEFSQSPYEYTYEELKQYQ, from the coding sequence ATGAAGGAAAATAGGAGAATTAATGACCGCTATGAAATCATCCGACCAATCGGTGGGGGTGGTATGGCAGATGTATATTTGGCAAAAGACTTAATATTAGACCGTTCTGTTGCCGTAAAAATGCTTAAAGAGCAATTTTCTAAAGATGATGAATTTATTCGCCGATTTAGACGTGAGGCACAGTCTGCTACAAGTTTGTCTCATCCGAATATCGTCAGCATTTTTGACGTAGGTGAGGAAGAAGACCTTTACTATATAGTCATGGAATATGTAAAAGGCCAAACTCTAAAAGATTATATAACTCAAAAAGGTAAGGTAAGTGTTGATGAAACGATAGGAATTTTACAACAAATCATTTCCGCTGTGAAAAACGCTCACCAAAATCATATTGTCCATAGAGATATTAAACCACATAATATCTTAATTGATGAAGACGGTACTGCAAAAGTAACGGACTTTGGTATTGCCCGTGCTATTAGTGAAGCAACGATTACACACACAAATTCCGTACTAGGATCGGTGCATTATTTATCGCCAGAACAAGCGCGTGGGGGACAAGTAACGTATAAATCTGATTTATATTCGCTCGGTGTACTAGCTTATGAAATGCTCTCTGGTGAAGTGCCTTTTACAGGTGACACAGCTGTAGCAGTAGCAATTAAGCATTTACAGGATCCCCTTCCTCTCTTAAAGGAAAAAGATCCTTCAATTCCACAAAGTGTGGAGAATTTTATAATGAAAGCAACTGCAAAAGATCCGTTAAAAAGATTTAGTACCACAGATGAGATGCTGAGGGATTTGACGACTGTTTTAGACCCAGAACGTCAATATGAAGCACCACGATATATTGATGAACCTGATGACGACATGACTAAAGCCATTCCTTTACCTAGCATTCAAGAATCAGATCATTTTGATGAAACGAAAATGCATGCACCTGGAGAACAAGAAACGACTGCATTTAAAAAAGATAAACAAAAAGCCCCTTTGGATAAGGCAAAGACTAATAAAAAGAAAAAAGGTTTCAAGTTTTGGATTAAATTAGCAATATTAGGTGTGCTATTTGTTATAGGTCTTATTTTGGTTGCTCTTTATTTTATTCCTAGCTGGCTTCATGTCGATGAAGTAGAAATTCCAGAAGACCTTATTGGTTTGCCTTACGAGGAGGCACATGAGGTGTTAACGGACTTAGAATTAGAAGTTGAGCAGGAGCTTAGGTTTGATGAAGACATGGAGGAAGGGCATGTCATTTCTCATCGTCCTGGAGGAGGTCAGCTTGTTAAAGTTGGAACAACTGTGACCGTTGTTGTAAGTGAAGGTGATGAGCCGATAGAAATGGACGATCTTATTGGACAATCGCGTTCTCAGGCGGAAGAATTACTTGAAAACTTTTCAGATATTAATGTGCAATTCGAGGAAACATCTGATTATAGTGATGACACTGTTATTGAACAAGACCCATCTCCTGGGGAAACGGTGATACCTCGGGAGACGGTTGTTTATTTAACAGTGAGTGAGCGGCCTACGTATGTTATGAGTAATTTGTATAATATGACACGTGAAGAAGTCAATGATATGTTTGCAGGACATGATCTGATTACAATAGAAGAAGGTGAAGATTATCATTCCTCTGTGGAAGAAGGTCGCGTTATTTCTCAATCTCCTTCAAGAGGGACTGAAATACGTGAGAGAACCACCGTTTCTGTCGTATATTCCCGGGGGCCAGAACCAGAAGAAGAGGAAGAGCCTATCTCTGCATCAGTTCCGTTTCGAGTGGAAGTACCTGAGAATAATAATGATTCATCTTACCATATACGTATTGCTGTGACAGATATGGATCATCGAACACCTGAGCAAATTGTTGATGAAGACATTTCCGCAGATGAAACATTTGAGATTCCGATGACTGTCGCCCCTGGAGAATCTGGCTATATTATTCTTTACGTAGAAGGCGAAGAATTTTCTCAGTCGCCGTATGAATATACGTACGAAGAATTAAAGCAATATCAGTAG
- a CDS encoding Stp1/IreP family PP2C-type Ser/Thr phosphatase, translating to MEGIFRTDTGKLRPHNEDSGAVKENNFGQLLAIVADGMGGHQAGDVASQMARDSMLAHWEQMTEFLSPVHAEKWLQETVSKVNETIYMHALDNPKCEGMGTTLVAVVCSNEFVTFSNVGDSRVYIFEDNLLKQMTEDHSLVGELVRSGQLSQEEADHHPRKNVLMRALGTDKTIEVDVATVSWKDTSLLLLCTDGLTNMLTDNDIMAHLSQETDLSTICDNLITDANDSGGEDNISISLVRHNEKDVTIS from the coding sequence ATGGAAGGTATTTTTCGCACCGACACTGGTAAACTTAGGCCTCATAACGAAGATAGTGGCGCAGTGAAAGAGAATAATTTCGGACAGCTATTGGCAATTGTTGCCGATGGTATGGGAGGCCATCAGGCCGGTGATGTAGCAAGCCAAATGGCACGTGATAGTATGCTGGCTCATTGGGAGCAAATGACTGAATTTTTATCCCCGGTTCATGCTGAAAAGTGGTTACAAGAGACTGTTAGTAAAGTGAACGAAACAATTTATATGCATGCCCTTGATAACCCTAAATGTGAAGGGATGGGGACAACCTTAGTAGCAGTAGTATGCTCGAACGAGTTTGTAACGTTTTCCAATGTAGGGGATTCACGGGTCTATATTTTTGAAGATAACCTTTTAAAACAAATGACCGAAGACCATTCGCTTGTAGGTGAACTAGTAAGGTCTGGACAATTGAGTCAAGAAGAGGCGGATCACCATCCGAGAAAAAATGTCCTTATGCGGGCTTTAGGTACAGATAAAACAATAGAAGTTGACGTGGCAACGGTAAGCTGGAAAGATACTTCTTTGCTCCTTCTCTGTACAGATGGATTAACAAATATGCTGACTGATAACGATATAATGGCGCATTTATCTCAAGAGACCGACTTATCAACAATTTGTGATAATTTAATTACCGATGCCAATGATTCTGGTGGAGAGGATAATATTTCCATCTCATTAGTTCGTCATAATGAGAAGGATGTGACCATTTCATGA
- the rsmB gene encoding 16S rRNA (cytosine(967)-C(5))-methyltransferase RsmB has protein sequence MTNQKKRGNVRQAAVDILLKIEKNQAYSNLLINDTIKKMTVSAIDVPLLTELVYGTIQYQKRLDYYLQAFSKKPLVKFDKWVLVLLRMTVYQLVFLDRIPDHAAINEAVEIAKSRGHKGISGMVNGILRSMLRGELPDYHLIDDEVERMAVETSHPEWLLKRWIEQYGKDKAHQIATANLATPVQSVRVNKVRISKQEVIALLKEEGLEIEESEIISESLRIKKGSVVKTSVFKQGLVTIQDEGSMLVANILAPNPTERVLDACAAPGGKSTHLAELMNDSGEVISVDIHAHKVKLIEQQKDRLQLKAIQGVVSDARELKERFSNNQFDKILVDAPCSGLGVIQRKPDLKWAKQSADVSRLAMIQGEILEKVWPLLKKNGRLVYSTCTIDQEENEGVIERFVKRHPDAEFDDTFSERLPKVIRDHKEQLTGMLQLFPGEFGTDGFFISSLIKK, from the coding sequence ATGACAAACCAGAAGAAACGCGGGAATGTTCGGCAGGCTGCAGTTGACATATTATTAAAAATTGAAAAAAACCAAGCATACAGTAACCTACTTATCAATGATACAATTAAAAAGATGACTGTATCAGCAATCGATGTTCCTTTATTAACCGAATTAGTTTACGGAACCATTCAGTATCAGAAACGACTCGATTATTATTTACAGGCTTTTTCAAAGAAACCACTAGTCAAGTTTGATAAGTGGGTGCTCGTTCTTTTGCGAATGACTGTTTACCAACTTGTATTTTTAGATCGCATTCCTGACCATGCGGCCATAAATGAAGCTGTGGAAATAGCGAAAAGCCGAGGGCACAAAGGGATATCTGGCATGGTGAACGGTATACTTAGATCGATGCTACGTGGGGAGTTGCCTGATTATCATCTTATTGATGATGAAGTGGAAAGGATGGCAGTGGAAACAAGTCATCCAGAGTGGTTGTTAAAACGATGGATAGAGCAATATGGCAAGGATAAAGCACATCAAATTGCTACTGCAAACCTCGCCACTCCAGTGCAATCCGTACGGGTGAATAAAGTGCGAATTTCAAAACAAGAGGTTATAGCATTATTAAAAGAAGAGGGTTTAGAAATAGAAGAAAGCGAGATTATTTCAGAAAGCTTGCGCATTAAAAAGGGCTCTGTTGTTAAAACATCCGTCTTTAAACAAGGACTAGTAACGATACAGGATGAGGGATCAATGCTCGTTGCAAACATACTTGCTCCCAACCCAACTGAACGTGTTCTTGATGCTTGTGCTGCTCCTGGTGGTAAATCCACTCATTTGGCAGAGTTGATGAATGATAGTGGAGAAGTCATAAGTGTAGACATCCATGCTCATAAAGTAAAATTAATTGAACAGCAAAAAGATCGTTTACAGTTAAAAGCTATTCAAGGTGTTGTTTCAGATGCAAGGGAGCTTAAAGAGCGCTTTTCAAATAATCAATTTGATAAAATACTGGTTGACGCTCCGTGTTCTGGTTTAGGTGTTATTCAACGTAAGCCGGACTTGAAGTGGGCAAAGCAGTCTGCTGACGTAAGTCGTTTAGCTATGATTCAAGGAGAAATTCTGGAAAAAGTATGGCCTTTACTTAAGAAAAATGGTCGTCTCGTCTATAGTACCTGTACAATTGACCAAGAAGAAAACGAAGGTGTGATCGAACGCTTCGTTAAGCGTCATCCCGATGCTGAATTTGACGATACTTTTTCTGAACGACTCCCCAAAGTAATTAGAGATCATAAAGAACAGTTAACAGGTATGTTGCAACTATTTCCAGGTGAGTTCGGTACAGATGGCTTTTTCATTTCATCACTTATAAAGAAATAG